TGCAATCAAAACTCATCATCATCCTCCTCAGCAATGTGCTTTGCAAGCTCTTGCTCCTGCTGTTGTCTCTCCCTCCTCTTTTCAGCACATTCTTTCTCTTTATGAGAATTTGGTGGAAATCGAAGTGCACGCACTGCCTCATTATGCATATTGAGGCAAAAAGCAATCCTTGAGTTAAATGCAAATTGAGGCTCATTTGTAGAGTAGATATCCCCAGTCTCCTTTGATACCATCCATCCATTTGCATGATCTATTGTGGCATCAATTGCACCATCTCGGATTGCCTTTGATACAATACTCTCAGCATCGGCAACAGGGTTTGCAGAGTCCAGTCTCAGCTTCTTTGCAACATCAACCAGAGAGACACGGGAATAAGATATGCTGATGTTGCGTAGCCCAGTCCTTATGACATTGTGCCGCAGCCTAACAATCAAATTATGGGTCCGGTCTGAATTGAAAGTATCTGAAAACTTCTCAGCAACATTCCTGAAGAGCTCCAGATCACCAATTCGTACTGCCTGATAAATACATATTGCCTTTCTCAATATAAGCAGCAAAAGCTCATGAACCTAACTGGAGAGTTGATCCCTGAGAGGCTATATATCAGGCCTAACAGAGTTGACTGCCAGGTGTCATGCTAGAAATTATCGAAGTAAATTGACAAGCCAAAAAACTGTAGTCTTTAGCCACATTCTGCATGGCATGTGATCtacatttataatttagttTACTATCTTGACtaagaaaacataaaagagtatcctcaaaacaatttttttttttccttttatttttaaactcttTCTTTTAAAGCTAAGAGAAGACAatcataaaattacaatttctctAACCTTGTTCTCTACTGTGCTATCAATAGGTACTAATTAAAAAACCGATGCTTTGGGTTGGTTCAGGATctgaatttgattttgaatcAGATAAACATTATCACGAAAAATAATATCTGATGATTTGAACTCAAATGTTCCTGTCCATATTAGTTGTCCATATTCATAAACCCAACTTTTAAGGGATCATCATTTACTGCTTTATCTATTTCACACAGCACAAATTTTCCATAATTATCCTTAAAAActctttgaaaatttcaaaaaggcACAGCCTTAGGTAAATTTGGAAAGTTATATCATTTCCTCATTTTAGAATGTGGACATCTTTTGTGGAAcatctccttaaaaaaaatggacaagaTGGAGGagaattatttttaagatttaattacAGCCAGTAATCAGATTCAATACAGACTAAGGTAGACTAGAatcaattcaatttcaaatgatATTACACATTACTAatgactttttatatatttaaaaatgataatcTTTACTTATGAAagtttagatttttatttaaaaaattaatttctattaGTATATTAATTGGATGTCATTGTATCTGCATTCTGCACTTAGTTCAACCTGCTGACAGCCCTATTCTATTatggaaaaattaaatgaataactGAAGTCGGGGGAACCTAGACTTACATTTGTCAATTCAAAATATGGCCTCAAAGCATTCTCCATGCCTTTCTGCATAAAAACAGTCCTCTCAGGAATTTCTCCTAGCAGTAAACGAACAATGATTGCCCACTTGTTACATTGAACTCGAAAACCAAGTGCTGCAACAGGGGCTTTCCGAGCAGCTTGCAGGAGGGATTCCTTTGCATCTGTATACTCCAACTGAATCGTCCTGATCTTTCCTAGGTAGAATAGGTAGCGGCAGAACTGCAAGAGATAACAGTCAGTTTCAGAATGTGCAGCTTGTAAGTGGAacacctttttttcttttctatttttttaacccCGGACATATTACAGGTATTTAGGGCAGTTTCCCTGAGTTAAAACATGAGGAAGAACATATAAGGATGCCCCTTAATCATGTACTGGCTGTGTGTGACGATTAGCCCTCACACACATGAATTTCTAAAGTGATAACCCATTTTGCATGGCCCAGCTTACAAGTGAAACATTTTAAAATGGAAGCCACAATCACTGCTCCATCAGTGAGATTCGAAAGAAAGAAACCCTTCCATTTCCCTactcaaaagaaagaaaat
This portion of the Castanea sativa cultivar Marrone di Chiusa Pesio chromosome 7, ASM4071231v1 genome encodes:
- the LOC142643488 gene encoding putative 26S proteasome non-ATPase regulatory subunit 3, translated to MTQDVEMKELPAPSNSASSSPPSTLHHLKEIAALIETGAYAREVRRIMRVVRLTMALRRKLNATVLASFLNFALTPGSELHGRLFSYLPKEDEHDMDVDTATSGTQIVAKHSLPELEIYCYLLVLIFLIDQKRYNEAKACASASITRLKNLNRRTVDVLASRLYFYYSLSYELTGDLAEIRGNLLSLHRIATLRRDELGQETLLNLLLRNYLHYNLYDQAEKLRSKAPRFEAHSNQQFCRYLFYLGKIRTIQLEYTDAKESLLQAARKAPVAALGFRVQCNKWAIIVRLLLGEIPERTVFMQKGMENALRPYFELTNAVRIGDLELFRNVAEKFSDTFNSDRTHNLIVRLRHNVIRTGLRNISISYSRVSLVDVAKKLRLDSANPVADAESIVSKAIRDGAIDATIDHANGWMVSKETGDIYSTNEPQFAFNSRIAFCLNMHNEAVRALRFPPNSHKEKECAEKRRERQQQEQELAKHIAEEDDDEF